A DNA window from Motilibacter rhizosphaerae contains the following coding sequences:
- a CDS encoding RecQ family ATP-dependent DNA helicase — protein sequence MPFTPVAPADLDSAATRVVTALAGPGAVPRDDQVAAARALVVEGRRTLVVQATGWGKSAVYLLATAATRGAGGGPTLVVCPLLSLMRDQVAAAERAGVRAAALHSGNVDDWPRVEQELAADRVDLLLVSPERLANPRFATQVLPGPLARVGLVVVDEAHCLSSWGHDFRPDYLRLSRELFAALPGVPVLATTATANARVTEDVAAQLGEGTVTLRGPLARASLTLAVVPGLAPLERYAWVAEALRALPGSGIVYVLTVAETERLAGFLAEQGMAVRAYSSKLEPEDRLRVEDALRANELKAVVATSALGMGFDKPDLAFVVHVGSPASPVDYYQQVGRAGRGIDSAVAVLLPAAESDERIWQHFATASLPDPRAVDAVLAELGASEEPLSVPALEAATGVRRTRIEALLKLLAVDGAVARAGSAWRATGTGWRYDAERFDRLRAAREAEAQVMRDYAAGRACLMAFLQRALDDPDPQPCGRCSVCTGQLPPPGRGVPAETVAAAQRSLRGRDVVLDPRRMWPSAVPDRRGRIGPSLQAEPGRALAYADDPAWGDVIGRLGDGDGEVPDEVVEGLVAVLSRWRREWGERPVAVVPVPSRTRPRLVASLAARIGEVGRLPVLDLLEAAGPPPPRDVASGARAAGVLAGLRVRSGAQPPDGPLLLVDDAWATGWTATVAAVLLREAGAPAVLPLVVHQRP from the coding sequence GTGCCGTTCACGCCCGTCGCCCCCGCCGACCTCGACTCCGCCGCCACCCGCGTCGTCACCGCCCTGGCCGGTCCGGGCGCCGTGCCGCGCGACGACCAGGTAGCGGCGGCCCGGGCGCTCGTCGTCGAGGGCAGGCGCACGCTCGTGGTCCAGGCCACCGGGTGGGGCAAGTCGGCGGTCTACCTGCTCGCGACCGCGGCGACGCGCGGAGCCGGTGGCGGGCCGACGCTCGTCGTCTGCCCGCTGCTGAGCCTCATGCGCGACCAGGTCGCCGCGGCGGAGCGGGCCGGCGTCCGCGCGGCCGCCCTCCACAGCGGCAACGTCGACGACTGGCCGCGGGTGGAGCAGGAGCTCGCCGCCGACCGCGTCGACCTGCTGCTCGTCTCGCCCGAGCGGCTGGCCAACCCGCGCTTCGCCACCCAGGTGCTGCCGGGCCCGCTGGCGCGGGTGGGGCTCGTCGTCGTCGACGAGGCGCACTGCCTGTCGAGCTGGGGCCACGACTTCCGGCCCGACTACCTGCGCCTGTCCCGCGAGCTGTTCGCGGCGCTGCCGGGCGTCCCGGTCCTCGCCACGACGGCGACGGCCAACGCGCGCGTGACCGAGGACGTGGCCGCCCAGCTCGGCGAGGGCACCGTGACGCTGCGCGGGCCGCTCGCCCGGGCCTCGCTCACGCTCGCGGTCGTGCCGGGGCTCGCGCCCCTGGAGAGGTACGCGTGGGTGGCCGAGGCGCTGCGCGCGCTGCCCGGCTCGGGGATCGTCTACGTCCTCACCGTCGCCGAGACCGAGCGGCTCGCGGGGTTCCTCGCCGAGCAGGGGATGGCCGTGCGGGCCTACTCCTCGAAGCTCGAGCCGGAGGACCGGCTGCGCGTGGAGGACGCGCTGCGCGCCAACGAGCTCAAGGCGGTGGTCGCGACGAGTGCGCTCGGGATGGGCTTCGACAAGCCCGACCTGGCCTTCGTCGTCCACGTCGGCTCGCCCGCGAGCCCCGTCGACTACTACCAGCAGGTGGGCCGCGCCGGCCGCGGCATCGACTCCGCGGTCGCGGTGCTGCTCCCGGCGGCGGAGTCCGACGAGCGGATCTGGCAGCACTTCGCGACCGCGAGCCTGCCCGACCCGCGGGCGGTCGACGCGGTGCTCGCCGAGCTCGGGGCCAGCGAGGAGCCGCTGAGCGTCCCGGCCCTCGAGGCCGCCACGGGCGTGCGCCGCACCCGCATCGAGGCGCTGCTCAAGCTGCTGGCCGTCGACGGTGCGGTGGCGCGCGCCGGCAGCGCGTGGCGCGCGACGGGGACGGGCTGGCGCTACGACGCCGAGCGCTTCGACCGGCTGCGCGCCGCGCGGGAGGCCGAGGCGCAGGTCATGCGCGACTACGCCGCGGGGCGCGCGTGCCTCATGGCCTTCCTGCAGCGGGCCCTCGACGACCCCGACCCGCAGCCCTGCGGCCGCTGCTCGGTGTGCACCGGGCAGCTGCCGCCCCCCGGCCGCGGCGTGCCGGCGGAGACCGTCGCCGCCGCCCAGCGCTCGCTGCGCGGGCGCGACGTCGTGCTCGACCCCCGCCGGATGTGGCCCTCGGCCGTGCCCGACCGGCGCGGCCGCATCGGCCCCTCGCTCCAGGCGGAGCCCGGACGCGCGCTCGCCTACGCCGACGACCCCGCGTGGGGCGACGTCATCGGCCGGCTCGGCGACGGGGACGGCGAGGTGCCGGACGAGGTCGTCGAGGGGCTGGTCGCGGTGCTATCCCGCTGGCGCCGCGAGTGGGGCGAGCGGCCGGTGGCCGTCGTGCCGGTGCCGTCGCGCACGCGGCCGCGGCTGGTGGCCTCGCTCGCCGCGCGCATCGGCGAGGTCGGGCGGCTGCCCGTGCTCGACCTGCTCGAGGCCGCCGGCCCACCACCGCCGCGCGACGTCGCCAGCGGTGCCCGGGCGGCCGGCGTGCTCGCCGGCCTGCGGGTGCGCAGCGGCGCGCAGCCGCCCGACGGCCCGCTGCTGCTCGTCGACGACGCCTGGGCGACCGGCTGGACCGCGACCGTCGCCGCGGTGCTGCTCCGGGAGGCCGGGGCCCCCGCGGTGCTACCCCTGGTGGTGCACCAGCGGCCCTGA
- a CDS encoding GNAT family N-acetyltransferase, with translation MSTDPADLDLDRVHQWLSVESYWATGRAREVTERAFAGSRVWSVLHDGEHVAVTRVVTDGATFAWVCDVFVAEEHRGRGLGQWMVAEAVADLRAEGVQRFLLGTRDAHEVYARVGFEPLAGPQRFMEIDDRPTRAAILAAVGAAG, from the coding sequence ATGAGCACCGACCCGGCCGACCTCGACCTCGACCGCGTCCACCAGTGGCTCTCCGTCGAGTCGTACTGGGCGACCGGCCGGGCCCGCGAGGTGACCGAGCGCGCCTTCGCGGGGTCCCGGGTGTGGTCCGTCCTGCACGACGGCGAGCACGTGGCCGTCACCCGCGTGGTGACCGACGGGGCGACGTTCGCCTGGGTGTGCGACGTGTTCGTCGCCGAGGAGCACCGCGGCCGCGGGCTGGGGCAGTGGATGGTCGCCGAGGCGGTGGCGGACCTGCGCGCGGAGGGGGTGCAGCGCTTCCTGCTCGGGACGCGCGACGCCCACGAGGTGTACGCCCGGGTCGGGTTCGAGCCGCTCGCGGGCCCGCAGCGCTTCATGGAGATCGACGACCGGCCGACGCGGGCGGCGATCCTGGCGGCGGTCGGCGCAGCGGGCTGA
- a CDS encoding MFS transporter yields MTLDSLDPVLEDDLDVTAAHRPLALSLLALALGGFGIGTTEFATMGVLPDIASGVHVSIPTAGHLISAYALGVVVGAPLLAVATAKLPRKLVLLLLMVAFALGNLGSTVAPGYHSLLLARFASGLPHGAYFGIAAVVAASLVPVSRRGWSVSMVMTGLTIANLAGVPLSTLLGQHLGWRAAFAVVAGIGVLTVAAIAYAVPPVPVVDGASPARELTALRSPQVLLTLLTGSVGFGGFFAVYSYITPTLTKVTGYEEAAVPVVLALFGLGMTLGNLAGGRLADWSVDRTVALGLVAFIVALLVFTQAAHYVVPAALDVVLIGGIGSATIPALQMRLMDVAGDDAQALAAASNHSALNIANALGAWLGGVVIAAGHGYTAPAVVGAGLAVLGLAVHGGAVLVGRRAAV; encoded by the coding sequence GTGACGCTCGACTCGCTCGACCCCGTGCTCGAGGACGACCTCGACGTCACCGCCGCTCACCGGCCGCTCGCCCTCAGCCTGCTCGCGCTCGCGCTGGGCGGCTTCGGGATCGGCACGACGGAGTTCGCGACGATGGGCGTGCTGCCCGACATCGCCTCCGGGGTGCACGTCTCGATCCCGACCGCCGGGCACCTCATCAGCGCGTACGCCCTCGGCGTGGTCGTCGGCGCCCCGCTGCTCGCCGTCGCGACCGCCAAGCTGCCCCGCAAGCTCGTGCTGCTCCTCCTCATGGTCGCCTTCGCGCTCGGCAACCTGGGCTCGACCGTCGCGCCGGGCTACCACTCCCTGCTGCTCGCGCGCTTCGCCTCCGGGCTGCCGCACGGCGCGTACTTCGGCATCGCCGCGGTCGTCGCGGCCTCGCTCGTGCCCGTGTCGCGCCGCGGCTGGTCCGTCTCCATGGTGATGACCGGGCTCACGATCGCCAACCTCGCGGGCGTCCCGCTCAGCACGCTGCTCGGCCAGCACCTCGGCTGGCGGGCGGCGTTCGCGGTGGTCGCGGGCATCGGCGTGCTGACCGTCGCCGCCATCGCGTACGCCGTGCCGCCCGTGCCGGTCGTCGACGGCGCGAGCCCGGCGCGCGAGCTGACCGCGCTGCGCAGCCCGCAGGTGCTGCTGACGCTGCTGACGGGCTCGGTGGGGTTCGGCGGGTTCTTCGCGGTCTACAGCTACATCACGCCGACGCTGACGAAGGTGACGGGCTACGAGGAGGCCGCGGTCCCGGTGGTGCTGGCGCTGTTCGGCCTCGGGATGACGCTGGGCAACCTCGCCGGCGGCCGGCTCGCCGACTGGTCGGTGGACCGCACGGTCGCGCTCGGGCTGGTGGCGTTCATCGTGGCGCTGCTGGTGTTCACGCAGGCGGCCCACTACGTCGTCCCCGCTGCGCTCGACGTCGTCCTCATCGGCGGCATCGGCTCGGCCACGATCCCCGCGCTGCAGATGCGGCTCATGGACGTCGCGGGCGACGACGCGCAGGCGCTCGCCGCGGCCTCGAACCACTCCGCGCTCAACATCGCCAACGCGCTCGGCGCCTGGCTCGGCGGCGTCGTCATCGCCGCGGGCCACGGCTACACCGCGCCCGCGGTGGTCGGGGCGGGGCTGGCGGTGCTGGGCCTGGCCGTGCACGGCGGCGCTGTCCTCGTCGGCCGGCGCGCGGCGGTCTAG
- a CDS encoding cold-shock protein translates to MPTGKVKWYDTEKAFGFVTSDEGEDVFVHVSALPEGTTALKPGQRIEFGIAQGRRGNQALSVRLLEAPPSLAKAARRDPDDLVPIVEDLIRLLDGVGGALRRGRYPDKASGAKVAAVLRAVAEDLDA, encoded by the coding sequence GTGCCGACCGGCAAGGTGAAGTGGTACGACACGGAGAAGGCGTTCGGCTTCGTCACCAGCGACGAGGGCGAGGACGTGTTCGTCCACGTGTCGGCCCTGCCCGAGGGGACCACTGCGCTGAAGCCCGGGCAGCGGATCGAGTTCGGCATCGCCCAGGGCCGCCGGGGCAACCAGGCGCTCTCGGTCCGGCTGCTCGAGGCCCCGCCCTCGCTGGCCAAGGCCGCCCGCCGCGACCCCGACGACCTCGTCCCGATCGTCGAGGACCTCATCCGCCTGCTCGACGGCGTCGGCGGGGCGCTGCGCCGCGGGCGCTACCCGGACAAGGCGAGCGGGGCGAAGGTCGCCGCGGTGCTGCGCGCGGTCGCGGAGGACCTGGACGCGTAG